A single region of the Polymorphum gilvum SL003B-26A1 genome encodes:
- a CDS encoding sulfotransferase family 2 domain-containing protein gives MFGIGSFIKRGGRRANDALFKLRGNLLLEEPCRFYQVIQAETIGMDYLFHLDRSRRWLYVEVPKAACTTLKLLLLDLRGLQRPADPLTVHARTVSRLQSPRMVGLRHFQDIATAPDALRFTFVRHPVDRLLSCYRDKFQPYPLGTGGGAVKFARRHFGRALAGMDQDAPLPLEAFLDMACATARTPLNGHWLAMDLIVPKSLEFHLVGKVEHLAEDVGRLLRLMGEERGLPEGLACVNATAAAGTPSVDRQALRRIETAYAADFERFDYDPERYGDRL, from the coding sequence GTGTTCGGGATCGGATCGTTCATCAAGCGCGGCGGACGCCGCGCCAACGATGCCTTGTTCAAGCTTCGCGGCAACCTGCTTCTCGAAGAGCCTTGCCGTTTCTACCAGGTCATACAGGCGGAAACGATCGGCATGGACTACCTGTTCCATCTCGATCGGTCGCGGCGCTGGCTCTATGTCGAGGTCCCCAAGGCCGCCTGCACGACGCTCAAGCTGCTGCTGCTGGACCTGCGCGGCCTGCAGCGTCCGGCGGATCCCCTGACGGTGCATGCCCGCACGGTGTCGCGCCTTCAGTCGCCGCGCATGGTCGGGCTGAGGCATTTCCAGGATATAGCGACGGCGCCCGACGCGCTGCGCTTCACCTTCGTGCGCCATCCCGTCGACCGGCTGCTGTCGTGCTACCGCGACAAGTTCCAGCCCTATCCGCTGGGCACGGGCGGCGGCGCCGTGAAGTTCGCCCGGCGCCACTTCGGCCGGGCGCTGGCGGGCATGGACCAGGACGCGCCGCTGCCGCTGGAGGCCTTCCTCGACATGGCCTGCGCGACCGCGCGTACGCCGCTCAACGGCCACTGGCTGGCGATGGACCTGATCGTGCCGAAGAGCCTGGAGTTCCACCTCGTCGGCAAGGTCGAGCACCTGGCGGAGGATGTCGGGCGTCTTCTGCGCCTGATGGGCGAGGAGCGGGGCCTTCCGGAGGGGCTTGCCTGCGTCAACGCCACGGCGGCGGCGGGAACACCGTCCGTCGACCGGCAGGCGCTCAGGCGGATCGAGACCGCTTATGCGGCGGATTTCGAGCGCTTCGACTACGATCCCGAGCGTTACGGCGACCGCCTTTGA
- a CDS encoding HAD-IA family hydrolase, whose amino-acid sequence MYLVLFDCDGTLVDSQETILRGLEVGFAAVGLAMPERARALSIVGLSLETAFAVLAGPDHARHVPAMTEAYRASTRARRAAGLDHDPLYPGAREAIDRLAARADVLLGVATGKARRGVEHMVAVHGLEGRFVTVQTADTCRSKPDPDMVLTAMAETGAEPARTVMIGDTGFDMEMARAAGVHALGVSWGYHAPEALAAAGAHAVIDRFDALDEALAARLGWTREFA is encoded by the coding sequence ATGTATCTCGTTCTGTTCGATTGCGACGGCACGCTGGTCGACAGCCAGGAGACGATCCTGCGCGGGCTGGAGGTCGGCTTCGCGGCTGTCGGGCTGGCGATGCCGGAGCGGGCGCGGGCGCTGTCGATCGTCGGGCTGTCGCTGGAGACGGCCTTCGCCGTGCTGGCGGGACCGGACCACGCCCGCCACGTGCCGGCGATGACGGAGGCCTACCGCGCCTCGACGCGGGCGAGGCGGGCGGCCGGGCTCGACCACGACCCGCTCTATCCGGGTGCGCGCGAGGCGATCGACCGGCTGGCGGCGCGCGCGGACGTGCTGCTCGGCGTCGCCACCGGCAAGGCACGGCGCGGGGTCGAGCACATGGTCGCCGTGCACGGGCTGGAGGGGCGCTTCGTCACCGTGCAGACGGCCGACACCTGCCGCTCCAAGCCCGATCCCGACATGGTGCTGACTGCCATGGCCGAGACCGGCGCGGAGCCGGCGCGCACCGTCATGATCGGCGACACCGGCTTCGACATGGAGATGGCGCGGGCAGCCGGCGTGCATGCGCTCGGCGTGAGCTGGGGCTATCATGCCCCGGAAGCCCTTGCGGCGGCCGGCGCCCATGCGGTGATCGACCGCTTCGACGCGCTGGACGAGGCGCTTGCCGCTCGGCTCGGCTGGACGAGGGAGTTTGCCTGA
- a CDS encoding ATP12 family chaperone protein has protein sequence MRDIVDTLHEDAARTGPVDPVERAKELARRELPKRFYTAATAAPAEGGFAVLLDGRAVRTPGKKALVLASKRLAEAVAAEWAAQEGVINPATMPLTRIANAAIDGVAERFAAVADEIAAYAGNDALCYRAGEPARLVERQTALWDPILEETGRALGGRFVLACGLMPVVQPAPLVAGFRAALERFSGLELAALSTVTSLTGSAVLALALAEGRLTADAVWTAAHVDEDWNAEQWGEDAEATRVRAAKRAEFDAAALILADGGAEADA, from the coding sequence ATGCGGGACATTGTCGACACGCTCCACGAGGATGCGGCCCGCACGGGGCCGGTCGATCCGGTCGAGCGGGCCAAGGAACTGGCGCGGCGCGAATTGCCCAAGCGCTTCTACACGGCGGCCACCGCGGCGCCCGCGGAGGGCGGGTTCGCCGTTCTGCTCGACGGGCGTGCGGTGAGGACCCCGGGCAAGAAGGCGCTGGTGCTGGCGAGCAAGCGCCTGGCCGAAGCGGTGGCGGCCGAATGGGCGGCGCAGGAGGGCGTGATCAACCCGGCGACCATGCCGCTGACGCGGATCGCCAACGCGGCGATCGACGGCGTGGCCGAACGCTTCGCGGCGGTCGCCGACGAGATCGCCGCCTATGCCGGCAACGACGCGCTGTGCTACCGCGCCGGCGAGCCGGCGCGGCTGGTCGAGCGCCAGACGGCGCTGTGGGACCCGATCCTGGAGGAAACCGGCCGGGCGCTCGGCGGCCGCTTCGTGCTCGCCTGCGGCCTGATGCCGGTCGTCCAGCCGGCGCCGCTGGTCGCCGGCTTCCGCGCCGCGCTGGAGCGTTTCTCGGGCCTCGAGCTGGCGGCGCTGTCGACGGTGACCTCGCTGACCGGCTCGGCCGTGCTGGCGCTGGCGCTGGCCGAGGGGCGGCTGACGGCCGACGCGGTGTGGACGGCGGCCCATGTCGACGAGGACTGGAACGCGGAGCAGTGGGGCGAGGATGCGGAAGCAACCCGCGTGCGCGCCGCCAAGCGCGCGGAATTCGACGCGGCTGCGCTGATCCTGGCCGACGGGGGCGCGGAAGCGGACGCGTGA
- a CDS encoding proteasome-type protease has translation MTYCVGLKLDRGLVFAADTRTNAGVDNIATFKKLKIWEKPGERVFALMSSGNLAITQSVVSILSEQIASHSNKGPTLMSVDTLFQAARVVGSAVREVRALDGEALAASAENFYVTFIFGGQIMGEEPRLFQIYSAGNFIEATDDTMFFQIGEHKYGKPILDRVTRHDMRLGEAAKMALLSFDSTLRSNLSVGMPIDLLLYNTDSFSAERQKRISRDDPYFQELSAGWSNALRKAFTEIDEFEI, from the coding sequence ATGACCTATTGCGTCGGACTGAAACTCGATCGCGGCCTCGTCTTCGCCGCCGACACCCGCACCAACGCCGGCGTCGACAACATTGCCACCTTCAAGAAGCTCAAGATCTGGGAGAAGCCGGGCGAACGCGTCTTCGCGCTGATGTCGTCGGGCAACCTCGCGATCACCCAGTCGGTGGTGTCGATCCTGTCCGAGCAGATCGCCTCCCATTCCAACAAGGGGCCGACCTTGATGAGCGTCGACACCCTGTTCCAGGCTGCCCGCGTCGTCGGCAGCGCGGTGCGCGAGGTGCGCGCCCTCGACGGCGAGGCACTCGCCGCCAGCGCCGAGAACTTCTACGTCACCTTCATCTTCGGCGGCCAGATCATGGGCGAGGAGCCGCGCCTGTTCCAGATCTATTCCGCCGGCAACTTCATCGAGGCGACGGACGACACTATGTTCTTCCAGATCGGCGAGCACAAGTACGGCAAGCCGATCCTCGACCGCGTCACCCGCCACGACATGCGCCTCGGCGAGGCCGCCAAGATGGCGCTGCTGTCGTTCGATTCGACCCTGCGTTCCAACCTGTCGGTCGGCATGCCGATCGACCTCCTACTCTACAACACCGACAGCTTCTCCGCCGAGCGCCAGAAGCGCATCTCGCGCGACGATCCCTATTTCCAGGAGCTGTCCGCGGGCTGGTCGAACGCGCTGCGCAAGGCCTTCACCGAGATCGACGAATTCGAGATCTGA